One part of the Pannonibacter sp. XCT-53 genome encodes these proteins:
- a CDS encoding sensor histidine kinase: MARAFAGSASMRRLAQITAGKKAGTLTGHIRLLAQPTYQRLLRTEPLFRRLIPVLCLVFIASIAVYRVLELSYDYQDVELQARDEIALIASVLSARIGSEESELPDVGYRSALQRVLADALPAGATSEGRVILVTDPSGLIVASAPLQAEYEGQIIGDIFGPAQPLTVFGARAGVLTINKDSGSPALATVHHLNGRLGMVAVMQPEKDIFAEWRGDVSANVTLFVGTATVLLVLVYGFFSQATRAEQADEIYAATRGRIDTALTHGRCGLFDWDLARGRVFWSASLYDLLGREPKDDILGFAEISELTHPDDIDLYALAESLLSSGDTTVDRMFRMRHANGSWVWLRARGEVQIEPGRGEPHLIGICIDVTEQHELAEQSRTADLRLRDAIETISEAFVLWNADNELVICNSNYQSLHNLPETAVRPGTPYAKVMAAARNSHITTIPARGPAPVAGSNASYEAQLDDGRWLQISERRTKDGGFVSVGTDITALKRQEERLMESERRLIATISDLRKSRQTLEMQAQQLVELAEKYAQEKTNAENANRAKSEFLANISHELRTPLNAIIGFSDIMDKGMFGPIGSSRYAEYCRDIHESGTYLLNVINDILDMSKIEAGRMDMSVTPLDAATVADEAIRIIRAPAQEKMIEVTCDVPEGLVIAADRRAFKQVLLNLLSNGVKFTPESGQVRLTASLRGGMARFEVVDSGIGIRKVDIERLAQPFVQVENQFTKTHKGSGLGLAIARSLVELQGGALAISSVPGQGTTVAFTLPLAQEAHAA, encoded by the coding sequence ATGGCGCGGGCATTTGCCGGCAGCGCGTCCATGCGACGCCTTGCCCAGATCACAGCAGGGAAGAAGGCCGGCACCCTCACGGGCCACATCCGCCTGCTCGCGCAGCCGACCTACCAGCGCCTCCTGCGGACTGAACCGCTGTTCCGTCGGCTCATCCCGGTCCTGTGCCTGGTGTTCATCGCAAGCATTGCCGTCTATCGCGTGCTCGAACTGTCCTATGACTATCAGGACGTCGAACTGCAGGCGCGCGACGAGATCGCGCTGATCGCCTCGGTCCTGTCGGCACGCATCGGATCGGAAGAGAGCGAGCTGCCTGATGTCGGTTACCGGTCGGCGCTGCAGCGCGTGCTGGCCGACGCCCTGCCGGCCGGCGCCACCAGCGAAGGCCGCGTCATCCTTGTCACCGACCCGTCCGGGCTGATCGTTGCCAGCGCACCGCTGCAGGCCGAATACGAGGGCCAGATCATCGGCGACATCTTCGGCCCGGCCCAGCCGCTCACCGTCTTCGGCGCGAGAGCCGGTGTGCTGACCATCAACAAGGACAGCGGCAGCCCTGCCCTCGCCACGGTGCATCATCTCAACGGTCGCCTCGGCATGGTCGCCGTGATGCAGCCGGAGAAGGACATTTTTGCAGAGTGGCGCGGCGATGTTTCCGCCAACGTGACCCTGTTCGTCGGCACGGCAACGGTGCTGCTCGTCCTCGTCTATGGCTTCTTCTCGCAGGCCACCCGCGCCGAGCAGGCCGACGAGATCTATGCAGCGACGCGCGGACGCATCGATACCGCCCTGACCCACGGCCGTTGCGGCCTGTTCGACTGGGACCTGGCGCGTGGCCGCGTGTTCTGGTCCGCTTCGCTCTATGACCTGCTTGGCCGCGAACCCAAGGACGACATCCTCGGCTTTGCCGAGATTTCCGAGCTGACACACCCGGACGACATCGACCTCTACGCGCTCGCGGAAAGCCTGCTGAGTTCGGGGGACACGACGGTGGACCGGATGTTCCGGATGCGTCACGCCAACGGGTCGTGGGTATGGCTGCGGGCGCGCGGCGAGGTCCAGATCGAGCCGGGTCGCGGCGAGCCGCATCTGATCGGCATCTGCATCGACGTGACCGAACAGCACGAGCTGGCCGAGCAGAGCCGCACGGCGGACCTGCGCCTGCGGGACGCGATCGAGACGATTTCCGAAGCGTTCGTGCTGTGGAACGCCGACAACGAGCTGGTCATCTGCAACTCCAACTACCAGTCCCTGCACAACCTGCCGGAGACCGCCGTCCGTCCGGGAACGCCCTATGCCAAGGTGATGGCAGCGGCCCGGAACTCGCACATCACCACGATCCCCGCCCGGGGACCTGCCCCCGTCGCCGGCAGCAATGCCAGCTACGAGGCACAGCTCGATGACGGACGCTGGCTGCAGATCTCGGAGCGGCGGACCAAGGATGGCGGCTTCGTGTCCGTCGGCACGGACATCACGGCGCTGAAGCGTCAGGAAGAGCGTCTCATGGAAAGCGAGCGCCGTCTCATCGCCACGATCTCGGACCTGCGCAAGTCACGCCAGACGCTCGAGATGCAGGCGCAGCAGCTCGTCGAGCTGGCCGAGAAATACGCCCAGGAAAAGACCAACGCGGAGAACGCCAACCGCGCCAAGTCCGAGTTCCTCGCCAACATCTCGCATGAGCTGCGCACGCCGCTCAACGCGATCATCGGCTTCTCCGACATCATGGACAAGGGCATGTTCGGGCCGATCGGCTCCAGCCGCTATGCCGAATACTGCCGCGACATCCACGAAAGCGGCACCTACCTGCTCAATGTCATCAACGACATCCTCGACATGTCCAAGATCGAGGCCGGACGGATGGACATGAGCGTCACGCCGCTCGACGCCGCGACGGTCGCCGACGAAGCCATCCGCATCATCCGGGCACCGGCCCAGGAAAAGATGATCGAGGTGACCTGCGACGTCCCGGAAGGGCTGGTGATTGCCGCCGACCGCCGGGCCTTCAAGCAGGTGCTTCTGAACCTGCTGTCCAATGGCGTGAAGTTCACGCCGGAGAGCGGTCAGGTGCGGCTGACGGCCAGCCTGCGCGGCGGAATGGCCCGCTTCGAGGTGGTCGACAGCGGCATCGGCATCCGCAAGGTCGACATCGAGCGGCTCGCCCAGCCCTTCGTGCAGGTGGAGAACCAGTTCACCAAGACG